In a genomic window of Passer domesticus isolate bPasDom1 chromosome 3, bPasDom1.hap1, whole genome shotgun sequence:
- the TMEM244 gene encoding putative transmembrane protein 244, protein MALKVKTAETKVVLVNLLICIIVFYTVYYVVLSVCFAVFRIKMLDGLAPFDFKTNPSWINPYYLVLVISLEITFFLCGLLFALVVEEWVWDYAVTVTVIHIIITSVVMSEFPLMLHWWLALGSGVISMICGGQILAYCLFKDNFIYPILDDF, encoded by the exons ATGGCTCTCAAGGTCAAAACTGCTGAAACCAAG GTTGTTTTGGTGAACCTGTTGATATGCATAATAGTTTTCTACACTGTGTACTATGTGGTCCTCTCTGTGTGCTTTGCAGTATTCAG GATTAAAATGTTGGATGGTTTGGCACCttttgattttaaaacaaatcCCTCATGGATTAACCCATATTATTTAG TTCTTGTGATATCCTTGGAAATAACTTTCTTTCTTTGTGGTCTGCTGTTTGCTCTGGTTGTGGAAGAATGGGTTTGGGACTATGCTGTAACAGTTACTGTTATTCATATAATCATAACTTCAGTCG TTATGTCTGAATTTCCCCTGATGTTACACTGGTGGTTGGCATTAG GATCTGGAGTAATTTCAATGATTTGTGGAGGACAGATTTTGGCATATTGCTTGTTCAAAGACAACTTCATTTACCCAATTCTAGATGACTTTTGA